Within the Novosphingobium pentaromativorans US6-1 genome, the region GAATCCGTCCAATTGCCCGGCCTTGGCCGCGTTGAGGATTGGGAACCACTCGAGCGGGGCGCAGAGGAGCCGACCGTCGCCGAGCTCGACGCACAGGGACCGGCGCTCGAAGCGCACATCGCAAATCGTGTGATCAAGCGGCACAATCATTCTTCACCTCTCGAAGCCTTAGTCGGTACTCACGGCGGCGCTTGATCAGGTCGCAGCCTCCACATTCCTGCACCCAGCGCTTGTT harbors:
- a CDS encoding DUF2442 domain-containing protein, encoding MIVPLDHTICDVRFERRSLCVELGDGRLLCAPLEWFPILNAAKAGQLDGFEIAGDGLSISWPDLGETVSSDFLLARRTGSEKML